The following are encoded together in the Candida orthopsilosis Co 90-125, chromosome 5 draft sequence genome:
- a CDS encoding Prp9 protein (S. cerevisiae homolog PRP9 has RNA binding, has role in nuclear mRNA splicing, via and localizes to prespliceosome), with product MSDSLELQRSTLENLDAIEDALSRRFLRNPGLLPKTLRPKHGNILTERNRAYTKRLFRLQQHELKQFSDEYKKLLKQSIATFGTDSTTIQHELQNIKEDDSFEKFDNLIAPFINDTDEGLVVRGTQSKYSLFGNADPRDVKVKLKKRKGKEITMVRRKGLLSTAASHLSDIEINDILDLKQFHQYYNENFVTNEIPYVQYLYSFQKFPYEKSNHEGYRPYLKSLYVFLEQMHAQLYPLADSDRIHEEIDNSFDGESSQGTETTVAELYCAVCDKHFATSTVYKAHLDSKKHLKKASKVSEAPENKKKKPNSWYEQAIKVLARHLEEPIHQTEKYSVSSERAKFNEEQDQIDIENEYTEVDDSGRSDSDEDSGSDSETDANLFKNLPLGSDGTPIPYWLYKLQGLHKTYTCEICGNVGYKGKQAFERHFNGSKHQKGLQLLGIAEDNFPLFKNISLIDEAQNLMQNIKRETRIKQSEIHDAIEVEDKQGNVMSYLDYLDLKKQGLI from the coding sequence ATGAGTGATTCCCTAGAGTTACAAAGATCAACCTTGGAGAATCTTGATGCTATTGAGGATGCATTATCTCGAAGGTTTTTAAGAAATCCAGGTCTCCTTCCCAAAACGTTACGTCCTAAGCATGGAAATATACTAACTGAAAGGAATAGAGCATACACTAAACGATTATTTCGTCTTCAACAGcatgaattgaaacaatttctGGATGAGTAtaagaagttgttgaaacaatCCATTGCCACGTTTGGGACTGACTCAACTACAATTCAACATGAACTCCAAAACATCAAGGAGGATGActcatttgaaaagtttgataACTTGATCGCTCCATTTATAAATGATACTGATGAGGGCCTAGTAGTGCGAGGAACACAACTGAAATACTCATTATTTGGTAATGCTGATCCAAGAGATGTCAaggtgaagttgaaaaaaagaaaaggcAAAGAAATCACAATGGTAAGAAGAAAAGGTTTGTTAAGTACAGCGGCTTCTCATTTACTGGATATCGAGATTAATGATATTCTTGACTTAAAACAGTTTCATCAGTATTATAACGAGAACTTCGTAACAAACGAGATTCCCTATGTGCAATATTTATACTCCTTTCAAAAGTTTCCTTATGAAAAATCTAATCACGAGGGTTATCGTCCATATTTGAAGTCCCTTTATGTATTTTTGGAACAAATGCATGCACAGTTATATCCATTGGCGGACTCTGATCGTATTCAcgaagaaattgacaataGTTTTGACGGGGAAAGCTCACAAGGCACCGAAACCACTGTCGCCGAACTATATTGTGCTGTTTGCGACAAACACTTTGCTACTTCAACCGTTTACAAGGCTCATCTTGATAGCAAGAAGCATTTAAAAAAGGCTTCTAAGGTTAGTGAAGCACCagaaaacaagaagaagaaaccCAATTCTTGGTACGAACAAGCAATAAAGGTGTTGGCAAGGCATCTAGAGGAACCTATTCACCAAACAGAAAAGTACCTGGTCCTGTCTGAGAGAGCTAAGTTCAATGAGGAgcaagatcaaattgatatcGAAAACGAGTATACGGAAGTGGACGACAGTGGTAGATCCGATTCCGATGAAGATTCAGGCTCAGATTCAGAAACTGATGCTAATCTATTCAAGAATCTACCTTTGGGGAGTGATGGTACGCCAATTCCTTATTGGCTTTATAAACTACAAGGTCTACATAAAACCTACACGTGTGAAATTTGTGGAAATGTTGGATACAAGGGTAAACAAGCATTTGAAAGGCATTTCAATGGCTCTAAACATCAAAAAGGTTTGCAGCTATTGGGAATTGCTGAAGATAACTTTCCGCTCTTCAAGAATATCTCACTAATTGATGAGGCCCAGAACTTGAtgcaaaatataaaaagaGAGACAAGGATAAAACAGAGTGAAATACATGATGCGATAGAAGTAGAAGACAAACAAGGAAATGTGATGAGCTATTTAGATTAtttagatttgaaaaagcagGGTTTAATATAA
- a CDS encoding Nce101 protein (S. cerevisiae homolog NCE101 has role in protein secretion), with product MQYPYLISRSLDPIIGVGMGVASYYLYEQRVGRTEGHSLNELVIKRFTEWKEKK from the coding sequence ATGCAGTATCCATATTTGATTTCGAGATCACTTGATCCTATCATTGGAGTTGGAATGGGAGTCGCATCATATTACTTGTATGAGCAAAGGGTAGGTCGTACAGAGGGCCATtctttgaatgaattggtGATAAAGAGGTTTACCGAGTggaaggagaagaagtaa
- a CDS encoding Inp54 protein (S. cerevisiae homolog INP54 has phosphatidylinositol-4,5-bisphosphate 5-phosphatase activity, has role in phosphoinositide dephosphorylation and localizes to endoplasmic reticulum), with the protein MPNTSNMHTIKDPIPLFFFTYNCNQQNLIHEVFKSKLLSILPDQLSSLYVFGFQEFCTVLDGFFPSAASAKLINLNQMLQSTLQEKYQQPTGFSTISSTFVGAIGMIIVTPYAAKFKDARTATTSCGYAYSSLKGGVGARVSYYPDGAFDSTNFVELSFATVHLNAFEGEYYYLQRNKNLYNIMRSLNFGDGYGLIKPKNHVFVMGDMNYRTTQNYSATTAEGQELLSLIDVSATDVEYSKKIENLVDKYDELKTSMRNGDVLQNFSEGKITFPPTYKFHLNTAIYNTKRSPSWCDRIVYLSSYEEVGEDNLGQQLLKLPGSSKSNYDQRVRYYLPEVKNYDSLDSLLLSDHRPVYLEMTVPFVPPKSVISPLSGCLQILPAGLRSDVALDGFSPLEALERSSNVVSGPTTIYLKPTTFDGITQTLIRPISNTVIGYSLWLGSARQGRIFSLTVILLLWVIYRFF; encoded by the coding sequence ATGCCCAATACGTCAAATATGCACACTATCAAAGACCCAATTCCcttattctttttcacgTACAATTGCAATCAGCAAAATTTAATACATGAGGTTTTCAAATCTAAATTACTCCTGATTCTACCTGACCAATTGTCGTCTCTTTATGTGTTTGGCTTTCAAGAGTTTTGTACCGTGTTGGATGGCTTTTTTCCATCTGCTGCAAGTGCCAAACTAATCAATCTTAATCAAATGTTGCAACTGACCCTTCAAGAGAAATACCAACAACCGACAGGCTTTCTGACTATTTCACTGACTTTTGTGGGAGCGATCGGAATGATAATCGTAACACCTTATGCTGCGAAGTTTAAAGACGCGAGGACGGCAACAACTAGCTGTGGTTACGCTTATTCAAGTTTAAAAGGGGGAGTCGGAGCACGGGTATCATATTATCCCGATGGAGCTTTCGATAGCACAAATTTTGTGGAATTGTCATTTGCAACGGTTCACTTGAATGCATTTGAAGGCGAATACTACTACCtccaaagaaacaaaaaccTATATAATATCATGCGATCGTTGAATTTTGGAGATGGCTATGGACTAATAAAGCCCAAAAATCATGTTTTCGTTATGGGTGACATGAACTATAGAACTACTCAAAATTATTCTGCAACCACTGCAGAAGGCCAAGAATTActttcattgattgatgtttCTGCTACAGATGTAGAGTATTcaaaaaagattgaaaacttAGTTGATAAGTacgatgaattgaaaacgAGTATGAGAAATGGTGATGTTCTACAAAACTTTTCAGAGGGTAAAATAACATTCCCACCAACATATAAATTCCACTTAAACACTGCAATCTACAACACAAAGAGGTCTCCATCGTGGTGTGATCGGATAGTATACCTTTCGTCGTATGAAGAAGTTGGAGAAGACAATCTTGGCCAacaattattgaaattgccCGGTTCCAGTAAATCAAACTATGACCAAAGAGTACGCTATTATTTACCTGAAGTCAAGAATTACGACTCATTGGATTCACTTTTATTATCTGACCATCGTCCAGTGTATCTCGAAATGACTGTTCCTTTCGTTCCACCAAAGCTGGTTATATCACCCTTGTCAGGCTGTTTACAAATTCTACCTGCTGGCTTGAGGTCGGATGTAGCCTTGGATGGATTTTCGCCGCTTGAAGCACTTGAACGGAGCTCAAATGTAGTTAGCGGGCCAACCACAATCTACTTGAAACCTACAACATTCGATGGCATCACTCAAACTTTAATACGGCCTATTTCAAACACTGTTATTGGATACAGTCTATGGTTGGGACTGGCAAGACAAGGAAGAATATTCCTGTTGACAGTTATTCTTTTGCTTTGGGTAATTTATCGATTTTTCTGA
- a CDS encoding Gis2 transcription factor gives MAAVFPRTCYKCGEAGHVADDCTQEERLCYNCRKPGHESGDCPEPKQTTSKQCYSCGDVGHIQTECPNQAQGAKCYNCGQFGHISKNCDQAPTGQAPPFKKSYGPRGGSASGTTCYKCGGPNHFARDCQAGNTKCYACGKPGHISKDCHSAAGGSNAGSKTCYNCGKSGHISRECTA, from the coding sequence ATGGCTGCTGTATTCCCAAGAACGTGTTACAAATGTGGTGAAGCTGGTCACGTTGCCGATGACTGTACTCAAGAAGAAAGATTGTGCTACAACTGTCGTAAACCAGGTCACGAATCAGGTGACTGTCCGGAACCAAAACAAACCACTTCCAAACAATGTTACTCTTGTGGTGATGTGGGTCACATTCAAACCGAATGTCCTAACCAAGCTCAAGGTGCTAAATGTTACAACTGTGGTCAATTTGGTCACATCTCAAAGAACTGTGACCAAGCCCCAACTGGTCAAGCTCCTCCATTCAAGAAATCCTATGGTCCAAGAGGTGGCTCTGCTTCAGGCACCACCTGTTACAAATGTGGTGGTCCAAACCATTTTGCTAGAGACTGTCAAGCTGGTAACACCAAGTGTTATGCTTGTGGTAAACCAGGTCACATTTCCAAGGACTGTCACTCTGCCGCCGGTGGTTCCAATGCTGGATCAAAAACTTGTTACAACTGTGGAAAATCGGGCCATATTTCAAGGGAATGTACCGCTTAA
- a CDS encoding Rib2 protein (S. cerevisiae homolog RIB2 has 2,5-diamino-6-ribitylamino-4(3H)-pyrimidinone 5'-phosphate deaminase activity, pseudouridine synthase activity and role in riboflavin biosynthetic process, tRNA synthesis): MSLNGASSGIKRSGSPSQGSNLQQRASKVRDAQGFRLRQQERDKSEKTAFDQMGGANNTDNTLVEGKTIAEEEAEGAKYVIDGKLRRVTPYYFTYLTYCKLRWRDRTLLDIFTDEFRDRTPEAYKKAIEGGMVSINSKTANLETVVRNGDLISHRGFRREPPVNAAPVKIVYENDELLVIDKPSGIPVHPTGRFRYNTITKILQHDMGKTVHPCNRLDRLTSGLMFLGKTAQGSNDFMKQIRDRNVSKEYIARVKGEFSTHNLTIDKPLYTLSPKHTLNVVDEEKGKEAVTEFKRVSYDPTTDTSVVKCHPLTGRTHQIRVHLQYIGHPIANDPIYSNTYVWGDELGKDGKANYDEVISRLDTIGKTRAASSWIHPEEDGEILSNEICPHTGLPLYTDPGFNDLELWLHAYSYKADDGSWAYKTEYPEWALENSRKFMVQALKEANKCGETQTQFNVGCVIVHNGEVISTGHSRELEGNTHAEQCALEKYFEKTGKRKVPQGTELFTTMEPCSFRLSGNLPCVQRILQTPGIKTCFVGVVEPDIFVKNNTSYKILADSGIAYVHIPGYEDECLKIAKKGHDKIDT, encoded by the coding sequence ATGTCTTTAAATGGTGCCTCCTCTGGCATCAAAAGAAGCGGTTCACCTTCACAAGGTTCTAATTTACAGCAACGAGCTTCCAAAGTCCGCGACGCCCAAGGATTCAGATTACGTCAACAGGAAAGAGATAAATCCGAGAAAACTGCATTTGACCAAATGGGAGGAGCCAACAATACTGACAACACTTTAGTAGAAGGCAAGACGATTGccgaagaagaagcagaaGGAGCAAAATATGTCATAGATGGGAAGTTGAGGAGAGTCACGCCTTATTATTTCACATATTTAACCTATTGCAAGCTTCGTTGGAGAGATCGAACGTTGTTGGATATATTCACCGATGAGTTTAGGGATAGAACACCAGAGGCATACAAAAAGGCAATTGAAGGTGGTATGGTTAGTATAAATTCGAAAACTGCCAACTTGGAGACTGTTGTTCGAAATGGTGATCTTATTAGTCATAGAGGTTTCAGACGCGAACCTCCAGTTAACGCAGCGCCTGTGAAAATAGTTTATGAGAATGATGAATTGCTTGTTATAGATAAACCTTCCGGTATCCCAGTTCATCCCACTGGCCGATTCCGGTACAACACCATAACGAAAATTCTACAACATGATATGGGCAAGACAGTGCATCCTTGTAACAGGTTGGATAGATTGACATCTGGGTTGATGTTTTTGGGGAAAACTGCCCAAGGATCAAATGACTTTATGAAGCAGATTAGGGATAGAAACGTGTCGAAGGAGTATATTGCTAGGGTAAAGGGAGAGTTTTCCACCCATAACCTTACTATAGACAAGCCATTGTATACCTTGAGTCCTAAACACACGTTGAACGTGGTTGACGAGGAAAAAGGGAAAGAAGCTGTAACAGAGTTCAAACGTGTATCTTACGATCCAACCACTGACACCAGTGTGGTAAAGTGCCATCCTTTGACTGGAAGAACGCACCAGATTAGGGTCCATTTACAATATATAGGTCACCCAATAGCCAATGACCCAATATACTCCAACACTTACGTTTGGGGAGATGAGCTCGGAAAAGACGGAAAGGCAAATTATGATGAAGTGATTTCTAGATTGGATACTATTGGGAAAACTAGGGCAGCGTCAAGTTGGATACATCCTGAGGAAGATGGTGAAATTCTTTCCAATGAAATATGTCCACACACTGGCTTGCCATTATACACGGATCCCGGTTTCAATGATCTTGAGCTATGGTTACATGCGTATTCGTATAAAGCCGACGACGGATCATGGGCTTATAAAACGGAATACCCAGAATGGGCTCTTGAAAACAGCAGAAAGTTCATGGTTCAAGCATTGAAAGAAGCTAATAAGTGTGGGGAAACGCAAACACAATTTAATGTTGGATGTGTCATTGTCCATAATGGAGAGGTTATATCAACTGGTCATTCTAGAGAGCTTGAGGGTAATACCCATGCTGAACAATGTGCATTGGAAAAGTATTTCGAAAAGACTGGAAAGAGAAAGGTGCCACAGGGAACAGAACTATTTACAACTATGGAGCCTTGCTCATTTCGTTTGAGCGGTAACCTTCCATGTGTACAGCGAATCTTGCAGACGCCCGGAATCAAAACCTGCTTTGTTGGAGTAGTTGAGCCTGACATTTTTGTAAAGAACAATACATCATACAAGATACTCGCTGACTCTGGTATAGCGTACGTGCACATTCCAGGTTACGAAGACGaatgtttgaaaattgcaaaaaaagggcatgacaaaattgatacaTAG
- a CDS encoding Nat1 protein (S. cerevisiae homolog NAT1 has alpha-N-acetyltransferase activity, has role in N-terminal protein amino acid acetylation and localizes to cytosolic ribosome, NatA complex, mitochondrion): MVPKKATPIFINKEDGNFREALKLYDQKQYKKALKLVDANLKKNSNHAESLALKGCILHFTGNKDEAVTYIKRATNKDSSNYLVDHLVGLYYRALEDYVEAAKWFKAAMDNGSPNKPILRDLSFMQVQNRDFKPLTDCRQQYLEHAPGFRANWTGLAVAQHLNKEYTGAVATLTKIEGIIKEHLTENDMYEHGEAILYKNQIISESGNISKALAVLEEDLDNIKDHLSYLEYKAKYLLLLDRKKEASVVYRELLKTNPDNMQYYIMLELALETNTKDPELRVKLYDKLTSFYPKSDPPKYLPLTFLPAESPLFEQKCKDYIIPQLLRGVPATFVNVKPLYAYEGKLEVMENIVIKFLEEEAPKNPNPSVTVWTYFYLAQHYLYKEDLDTALEYIDLAIEHSPTLVELYIIKARILKHKGLFGEASEVMDTGRKLDLQDRFINSKATKYMLRANRVDEAVDCISLFTKLDEDAVNGCKDLHLMQVNWVLIESAEAYTRLYHEEETKLKSSNLDKDGEEYNSLLENVAMYKGLALKRFQAVVKNFKTFYNDQYDFHSYCLRRGTPRDYIDMLRWEDKIHATPVYIRAMGGLSDLYFELYEEQQKEKSQEANDDVKIKRNGKKQKKGKSNKKKSDQAAKVESEKDDQDPFGLTLLSDLKQTDFIEQLSKLVEPLATEAPNSKLTWELLFKIYTIQGKYVLALQALKSLDKVLNKEGYKKLQQIRDKVVYLSEVSKNDTQANQAIVKVVEKGLHSAFPDFEKLSPEEFSKVYSE, encoded by the coding sequence ATGGTACCGAAAAAAGCTACTCCAATCTTTATTAATAAGGAAGATGGCAACTTCAGAgaagctttgaaattgtacGATCAGAAACAATATAAAAAAGCTTTGAAACTCGTGGAtgcaaatttgaaaaagaattcaaatcatGCTGAATCATTAGCATTGAAGGGATGTATTTTGCACTTTACTGGAAATAAGGATGAAGCTGTAACGTACATAAAGAGAGCCACTAATAAAGATTCGTCGAACTATCTTGTTGATCATTTGGTGGGATTGTACTATCGTGCATTGGAGGATTACGTAGAAGCTGCAAAGTGGTTCAAAGCAGCAATGGATAATGGGTCACCCAACAAACCCATATTACGTGATTTGTCGTTTATGCAAGTACAGAATCGTGACTTTAAACCTTTGACTGATTGCAGACAACAGTACTTGGAACATGCTCCTGGATTCAGGGCAAATTGGACGGGTCTTGCCGTTGCTcaacatttgaataaaGAGTACACAGGGGCAGTGGCTACACTCACCAAAATAGAAGGAATCATAAAGGAACATTTAACAGAAAATGATATGTACGAACATGGGGAGGCGATCTTGTACAAAAATCAGATAATTTCTGAGTCAGGGAATATTAGCAAAGCTTTGGCGGTTTTGGAAGAGGATCTTGATAACATCAAAGACCACTTGTCGTACTTGGAATACAAAGCAAAGTATCTCCTTCTATTAGATCGCAAGAAGGAAGCATCTGTAGTTTACAgagagttgttgaaaactaATCCTGACAATATGCAATATTACATCATGTTGGAGTTGGCATTGGAGACAAACACAAAGGACCCAGAATTGAGAGTCAAATTGTATGATAAGCTAACTTCATTCTATCCAAAATCCGATCCACCAAAGTATTTGCCATTGACGTTCTTACCCGCCGAGTCTCCGTTGTTTGAACAGAAATGCAAAGATTACATCATTCCCCAACTTTTACGCGGAGTTCCAGCCACTTTTGTAAATGTGAAACCCTTGTATGCCTATGAAGGAAAACTCGAGGTTATGGAGAACATTGTTATCAAGTTCCTTGAAGAGGAAGCTCCAAAAAACCCGAATCCAAGTGTCACAGTATGGACCTACTTTTACCTCGCTCAACATTATTTGTACAAGGAGGATTTGGATACCGCGTTGGAGTATATTGACTTGGCAATTGAGCATTCACCTACCTTAGTTGAATTGTACATCATCAAAGCTAGGATTTTAAAACACAAGGGGCTTTTTGGAGAGGCATCTGAAGTCATGGATACTGGAAGAAAACTCGATTTGCAGGACCGTTTTATTAACTCCAAAGCAACAAAGTATATGCTCCGTGCCAACAGAGTTGATGAAGCCGTTGATTGCATATCGTTGTTTACAAAACTTGATGAAGACGCGGTGAATGGGTGCAAAGACTTGCATTTGATGCAAGTCAATTGGGTATTGATTGAAAGTGCTGAAGCATACACAAGATTATACCACGAGGAAGAGACTAAACTCAAACTGTCTAATTTAGATAAAGATGGCGAGGAATACAATTCTTTGTTGGAAAACGTTGCCATGTACAAAGGATTAGCATTGAAGAGATTTCAAGCAGTTGttaaaaatttcaagacGTTTTATAATGATCAATATGATTTCCATTCATACTGTTTAAGGCGAGGAACTCCTCGTGATTATATCGATATGTTGAGATGGGAAGACAAAATCCACGCTACTCCAGTTTACATACGTGCAATGGGGGGATTGTCTGACCTTTACTTTGAGCTCTAtgaagaacaacaaaaggaGAAATCACAAGAAGCCAACGATGATGTAAAGATTAAAAGGAATGgcaaaaaacaaaaaaaaggaaagtcaaacaagaagaagctGGACCAAGCAGCCAAAGTTGAAAGTGAAAAAGATGATCAAGATCCTTTTGGATTGACTCTTCTTCTGGACTTGAAGCAAACCGATTTCATTGAACAGTTATCGAAGCTCGTCGAACCTTTGGCAACCGAAGCGCCAAATTCGAAATTGACATGGGAGttgcttttcaaaatctatACCATCCAAGGAAAATACGTGTTGGCATTACAAGCACTCAAGAGTTTGGATAAAGTGTTGAACAAGGAAGGGTACAAGAAACTTCAGCAAATCAGAGATAAGGTCGTCTACTTGTCTGAGGTCAGTAAAAATGACACCCAAGCCAACCAAGCCATTGtgaaagttgttgaaaaaggattACATTCTGCCTTCCCAGACTTTGAGAAGTTATCACCAGAGgagttttcaaaagtataTAGCGAATAA
- a CDS encoding Rim21 protein (involved in the pH response pathway): protein MKRKKKKTDRIYKKQPIINEFTSTSVLNPAHAMYWKNTWWEGKPYPSCEEIKLNEGMIISHNQNYPVQYISKAHYVQNCYRDSIPVLNTNVGLVIDKFTKPLPIVAESWANFTHHNTRGSFSYSVVSIVYAIAVSAVITWFLTIFVFTNYTIKPSWLLKLSTLLSSVYILVVVIKSIIILHSQQREGYLHGAKVLNEINENKAVNIIDLIVVLLLQINQVQIIMRLFQRQKDKRLTFYVGCAASLTSQVIWGISQFHYFDVNNEAGDILPAFIYLVRIAMALCYAAIITVYFISKIQIIIANRRIWLLTLLTLILIYSPVAFFIADVSNAFIYELSEIFSVVNYVIGVVIPWEWCNKFNLIMRAKEKEGVLGRRFYEDESYELDRFELFVEEQMPEEEDGDEDDPGSSNPNDVEATQDRRDLNSSGTTSIHVSSDIEAKEFSAAKKVLHALQASKKAFLTLTDNIIAAGFAIPRSVSVSTHSFTGRSKDPHNVDLDEEIDARVHSNVARGRSSVDRTAREGPPEFNTASSTTSRNRRNVYVYAKKEVVVDLSSQEEER, encoded by the coding sequence atgaagagaaaaaagaaaaagactGATCGGATTTACAAGAAGCAGCCTATTATTAACGAGTTCACCAGTACCAGCGTATTAAATCCAGCGCATGCTATGTATTGGAAAAACACATGGTGGGAAGGAAAACCGTATCCTTCATGTGAAGAaatcaagttgaatgaGGGCATGATCATATCGCATAACCAAAATTATCCAGTACAGTATATCCTGAAAGCTCATTACGTACAGAATTGCTATCGGGACTCCATACCTGTTTTGAACACTAATGTTGGATTAGTTATTGATAAGTTTACAAAGCCCCTTCCTATTGTCGCAGAGTCATGGGCCAACTTTACACATCACAACACTCGAGGGTCTTTCAGTTACAGTGTAGTGTCCATCGTTTATGCGATAGCCGTACTGGCAGTCATCACATGGTTTCTCACCATCTTTGTATTTACAAACTATACCATTAAGCCATCgtggttgttgaaattatcaactttgCTTTCATCGGTTTACATTCTAGTCGTTGTcataaaatcaatcattATTCTTCACCTGCAACAGAGAGAAGGATATCTTCATGGTGCTAAAGTCTTGAATGAAATAAACGAAAACAAAGCTGTCAATATAATCGACTTGATTGTGGTCTTACTTCTCCAGATTAATCAAGTACAGATAATAATGAGATTGTTTCAGAGACAAAAGGATAAACGTCTCACATTTTATGTCGGCTGTGCAGCCTCTTTAACGTCACAGGTGATTTGGGGTATTtcacaatttcattacttTGATGTAAACAACGAAGCCGGGGATATTTTACCTGCATTTATTTATTTGGTGCGGATTGCTATGGCCTTGTGTTATGCTGCCATTATAACAGTTTACTTCATCAGtaaaatccaaatcataaTAGCCAATCGTCGTATTTGGTTATTGACACTCCTCACATTGATCTTGATTTACAGTCCAGTAGCATTTTTCATTGCAGATGTGTCAAATGCATTTATATACGAGTTATCGGAGATATTCTCTGTGGTTAATTACGTGATAGGCGTTGTTATCCCGTGGGAATGGTGCAACAAGTTTAATCTTATCATGAGAGCGAAGGAAAAGGAAGGTGTTCTTGGAAGACGATTCTATGAAGACGAATCTTATGAGCTTGACAGGTTCGAGCTTTTTGTTGAGGAACAAATGCCTGAGGAGGAGGATGGCGATGAAGATGACCCGGGTTCAAGCAATCCTAATGATGTAGAAGCTACTCAAGATAGAAGAGATTTAAACTCACTGGGCACTACCCTGATTCATGTTAGTTCTGACATCGAGGCCAAAGAATTTTCAGCTGCCAAGAAGGTCTTACATGCATTACAGGCTTCCAAGAAAGCGTTCTTGACACTCACGGATAATATCATAGCAGCTGGTTTTGCTATACCCAGATCAGTGAGTGTGTCGACACATTCATTCACTGGTCGGCTGAAAGACCCTCATAATGTTGATCTTGACGAAGAAATTGACGCCAGAGTTCATTCAAATGTTGCTAGAGGTAGATCTAGTGTGGATCGAACTGCCCGCGAAGGTCCACCAGAGTTTAACACGGCATCATCTACAACTAGCAGAAACAGAAGAAATGTTTATGTATATGCTAAGAAAGAGGTTGTTGTCGATCTTTCAAGCCAGGAGGAAGAACGTTGA